A window of Polaromonas hydrogenivorans contains these coding sequences:
- a CDS encoding HAD family hydrolase: MSPLLDWKEIDLVVFDVDGTLYDQRRLRLAMLRCLLAATWQTRSLDTLLTLRTFRQVREALGDRPEVDFMRLQYARTAARHHKTEGEVRALTDEWMERKPLPFLAGCRYPHLDTLFAGLRGAGKQVAVFSDYPATDKLAALGLRAAPVVCATDAGIARLKPDPCGLLSILRQTGVPARRALMIGDRFDRDAIAASRAGMRALIRAGKPHPAFDTFRAYDDPVFQPMQSRPA, from the coding sequence TTGAGCCCCTTGCTCGACTGGAAAGAAATCGACCTCGTCGTGTTCGACGTGGACGGAACGCTGTACGACCAGCGGCGCCTGCGCCTGGCCATGCTGCGCTGCCTGCTGGCGGCCACATGGCAGACACGCAGCCTGGACACGCTGCTGACCTTGCGCACCTTTCGCCAGGTTCGGGAAGCGCTCGGCGACCGTCCGGAGGTCGATTTCATGCGCCTGCAATATGCCCGGACGGCGGCACGGCACCACAAGACCGAGGGCGAGGTGCGCGCCCTGACCGACGAATGGATGGAGCGCAAGCCCTTGCCATTTCTGGCCGGCTGCCGCTACCCGCACCTGGACACGCTGTTTGCCGGCTTGCGCGGCGCAGGCAAGCAGGTCGCGGTGTTTTCCGACTATCCGGCCACGGACAAGCTGGCGGCCCTCGGGCTGCGGGCCGCGCCCGTCGTCTGCGCCACCGATGCAGGCATTGCCCGGCTCAAGCCCGACCCTTGCGGCCTGCTGTCCATCCTGCGTCAGACGGGCGTGCCGGCGCGGCGCGCGCTGATGATCGGCGACCGGTTTGACCGTGACGCCATCGCCGCCAGCCGGGCAGGCATGCGCGCCCTGATTCGCGCCGGCAAACCGCA
- a CDS encoding MaoC family dehydratase, translating to MDTISSTSSAFTVLYLDDLQAGERFTSAGHLLDEDQIMAFALQFDPQPFHLDHEAAKSTLFGGLAASGWHTAAITMRLLVGGGLPLAGGIIGAGGEISWPKPTRPGDVLRVESEVVSVTPSRSRPDRGMVVVRSETRNQHGDVLQHSVYKLVVPRRPR from the coding sequence ATGGACACCATCAGCTCTACCTCCAGCGCCTTCACCGTCCTCTACCTCGACGACCTGCAGGCCGGCGAACGCTTCACGAGTGCCGGGCATCTGCTTGACGAGGACCAAATCATGGCCTTTGCCCTGCAGTTCGACCCGCAGCCTTTCCACCTGGACCATGAGGCGGCCAAGAGTACGCTGTTTGGCGGCTTGGCCGCCAGCGGCTGGCACACGGCGGCCATCACCATGCGCCTGCTGGTGGGCGGCGGCCTGCCGCTGGCGGGCGGCATCATCGGTGCCGGCGGCGAGATCAGCTGGCCCAAGCCGACCCGGCCCGGCGATGTGCTGCGTGTCGAGAGCGAAGTGGTCAGCGTCACGCCCTCGCGTTCGCGGCCGGATCGGGGCATGGTGGTGGTGCGCAGCGAAACGCGCAACCAGCATGGCGATGTGCTGCAGCATTCGGTTTACAAGCTGGTGGTGCCGCGCAGGCCGCGATGA